In the genome of Mycoplasmopsis pulmonis, one region contains:
- the infA gene encoding translation initiation factor IF-1, with the protein MSDKSIKMQAKVLKMFSTNKYELELLENKVIIKGHISGKMRIHKIRILPGDIVDVEISPHDLSNGRITYRHK; encoded by the coding sequence ATGTCAGATAAGTCAATAAAAATGCAAGCTAAAGTTTTAAAGATGTTTTCAACAAACAAATATGAACTTGAACTTCTTGAAAATAAAGTAATCATAAAAGGTCATATCTCTGGTAAAATGAGAATTCACAAAATTAGAATTTTGCCAGGAGACATAGTTGATGTGGAAATTTCCCCACATGATCTTTCTAATGGCCGCATTACATATAGACACAAATAA
- the rpsK gene encoding 30S ribosomal protein S11 has protein sequence MAQRRSSQTTKKVKRKNVTNGVAHIHSTHNNTIVTFSDEKGNVISWASSGTIGYKGTKKKTAYAAGLAAQNASEKAKEHGIREVSVRVKGIGQGRDAARKQIEVSGISVSQIVDVTPQAHNGTRPPKRVLKREKAR, from the coding sequence ATGGCACAAAGAAGATCAAGCCAAACAACTAAAAAAGTTAAACGTAAAAACGTTACTAATGGTGTTGCCCATATTCACTCAACTCATAACAATACAATAGTTACTTTCTCAGATGAAAAAGGAAATGTTATTTCATGAGCTTCTTCTGGAACAATTGGTTACAAAGGAACTAAGAAAAAAACAGCCTATGCAGCTGGACTTGCAGCTCAAAATGCTAGCGAAAAAGCTAAAGAACATGGAATTAGAGAAGTTAGCGTTAGAGTAAAAGGAATTGGTCAAGGAAGAGATGCCGCTAGAAAACAAATTGAAGTTTCAGGGATATCAGTGAGTCAAATTGTTGATGTAACTCCTCAAGCTCACAATGGTACTCGTCCTCCAAAAAGAGTTTTAAAACGAGAGAAAGCAAGGTAA
- the rpmJ gene encoding 50S ribosomal protein L36: protein MKVRASVKAMCKDCKNIKRKGIRRIICIQPKHKQRQG from the coding sequence ATGAAAGTTAGAGCATCAGTAAAAGCAATGTGTAAAGATTGCAAAAACATTAAAAGAAAAGGGATACGAAGAATTATTTGTATTCAACCAAAACACAAACAAAGGCAAGGGTAA
- the rpsM gene encoding 30S ribosomal protein S13 yields the protein MARILNIEIPSNKRVVISLTYILGIGKSLSKEIIVKANEKLAKAKEKTFTEDSRVKDLSEEQLQAIRDSAKTYLTEGDLRREVSLNIKRLMEIKCYRGIRHRKGLPVRGQVTQKNARTRKGPRKTVAGKKGK from the coding sequence ATGGCACGTATTTTAAATATTGAAATTCCTTCTAATAAGCGTGTGGTTATTTCACTAACTTATATTCTTGGAATAGGAAAGTCTCTTTCAAAGGAAATTATTGTCAAAGCTAATGAAAAATTAGCAAAAGCAAAAGAAAAAACTTTTACAGAAGACTCAAGAGTTAAAGATCTAAGCGAAGAGCAACTTCAAGCAATAAGAGACTCAGCTAAAACTTACTTAACTGAAGGGGATCTAAGAAGAGAAGTTTCTTTAAATATCAAACGTTTAATGGAAATTAAATGTTATAGAGGAATAAGACATAGAAAAGGGCTTCCTGTTAGAGGTCAAGTTACTCAAAAAAATGCAAGAACTAGAAAAGGTCCAAGAAAAACAGTTGCTGGAAAGAAAGGTAAATAG
- a CDS encoding lipoprotein 17-related variable surface protein, whose amino-acid sequence MNKKLKIILLGLGITAGVLFAGTGFSVALVYTSLGKSGSEVKNLLSRSEAEQLVSDAQEFKVALTSEKQLLKDNKKISTLDVKKEDIEIIYDLEKDTRLNYKVTEVKPSEDFRKLIVTIQVEINNATEDYQVKKYNIEIDGFATRQEIENSSIQKQALALIQEKFVSLKNSGYLTFDNLAKIRSKDPNSKLKNPRYVLPSQILNQSYNQSDQNGQEKTIKVYEPQIINHDSNPILASSNLDFKFEGFSDVSDEKGSIKANFLATSKEGSNVAFNEKFSFEFQTINNKDFLVYKQLVSQALDRLKAANFQPLVKNTVNKSTILPSQVLSNNISEPPSDSIEDLDLDPISSLSELDKKRFVGKHINYRIGYVGKQIYERIFNNTKPEPLGFNSYKFKDINDLDSQIWQDFVDNEKNLKDLKVITSTAENAEIANDSELFYKEKTTSKVLVQIIAEAGEGSSKYTESFFRYVDGFLTQEELESQITNAKPRFEVLPSRKDELSSKLPSSFLPEGASSASEIDKSEIVSLFTNPKEINRFALIRRYPWLNFEIESINSYDDAKGTMSARVNVFLTKEDHENWKKLDQNDSSRSKFVFLNYIVNLEGFNTSENVNSERIRKIQDWITNQGRFSFTFTGDRASQRFEEYLVNQIKSENVVLPTLDEQFKDFNPELSLQRVIDPNQSDIEHGILTLELGLTIDDSSSSTGKTPLYLFTHRLRGFRSKAFDIANVFNVIRTFLRVPRNIFFQRANTLQNTILPNNTNVSDFAIRDLPIKIPDPQKVDDKDRLSAQIVQILSRNPQNGSVNLQVKVTYVVDGVTREELVNVIVPGFKTIIQDQVNSAQVYFRNSYNRYKPSFFRTKEGAAKFVELVERVYIGGKEIPSSLISWNLEYENITETQANDTDGILTFSYTFEYQNTTSRKFENIVVRNLLTTAQERINNTKVTFTKGLNEKETRKPEDVDFTKIKEWITSLQIGSEKLEGSSGEYEIKIIESSITRNSNRGEVNFSYQIIHKGLTSSIFNDGQIVGLLSNDQLAVNEFQIPSVQLNQKGREKTAQTFDVTDIQINASREVSQRYNFVWIFETSPLSNDQRKINRNFSVEGSNEPGVQIYVQVSLKSNPNALKYVPVVISGFKTEEQRNNEIITSAISKIDALNKGSWWDPSKEVPKGSEFGALSNEQKLALMKFDRITSVSYELVSANQVGSSNQEWDIVLKLKIANIERQVSFRLVNFA is encoded by the coding sequence ATGAATAAAAAGCTTAAAATAATTTTACTTGGTCTAGGAATAACAGCTGGTGTATTATTTGCAGGAACTGGTTTTTCAGTTGCTCTTGTTTATACTTCTCTTGGCAAAAGCGGCTCTGAAGTTAAAAATTTACTCTCTCGAAGTGAAGCTGAGCAATTAGTTAGTGATGCCCAAGAATTTAAAGTAGCTTTAACTTCTGAAAAACAGCTTTTAAAAGACAACAAAAAAATCAGTACCCTTGATGTTAAAAAAGAAGACATTGAGATCATTTATGATCTTGAAAAAGACACAAGGCTAAACTACAAAGTTACTGAAGTTAAGCCCTCTGAGGATTTTAGAAAATTAATAGTTACTATTCAAGTTGAAATTAATAATGCAACTGAGGACTATCAAGTAAAAAAATATAACATTGAAATAGATGGCTTTGCTACAAGACAAGAAATTGAAAACTCATCAATTCAAAAACAAGCTCTTGCTCTTATTCAAGAAAAATTTGTCTCTTTAAAAAACTCTGGTTATTTAACTTTTGATAATCTAGCTAAAATTAGATCAAAAGATCCAAATTCAAAATTAAAAAACCCTAGATATGTTTTACCTTCTCAAATACTAAACCAAAGCTATAATCAAAGTGACCAAAATGGCCAAGAAAAAACTATAAAAGTTTATGAGCCTCAAATAATTAACCATGACAGTAATCCAATTCTAGCTAGTTCAAATTTAGATTTTAAATTTGAAGGCTTTAGTGATGTTAGCGATGAAAAAGGAAGCATTAAAGCAAACTTTTTAGCAACTTCTAAAGAAGGCTCAAATGTTGCTTTTAATGAAAAATTTAGCTTTGAATTTCAAACAATAAATAACAAAGACTTTTTAGTTTATAAACAATTAGTTAGCCAAGCTTTAGATAGACTTAAAGCAGCAAATTTCCAACCTTTAGTTAAAAATACTGTTAATAAATCTACAATTTTACCTTCTCAAGTTTTAAGCAATAACATAAGTGAGCCTCCTTCTGATTCTATTGAAGATCTTGATTTAGATCCAATTTCTTCACTTTCAGAGCTAGATAAAAAAAGATTTGTTGGAAAACACATAAACTATAGAATAGGTTATGTTGGAAAACAAATTTATGAGCGAATTTTTAATAACACTAAGCCAGAGCCATTAGGATTTAACTCTTATAAATTTAAAGATATCAATGACTTAGACTCGCAAATTTGACAAGACTTTGTTGATAATGAAAAAAATCTTAAAGATTTAAAAGTTATAACATCAACTGCAGAAAATGCTGAAATTGCAAATGACTCTGAACTATTTTATAAAGAAAAAACAACTTCAAAAGTTCTAGTTCAAATAATCGCTGAAGCAGGAGAGGGTTCTTCAAAATACACTGAAAGCTTTTTTAGATATGTTGATGGATTTTTAACCCAAGAAGAGCTTGAAAGTCAAATTACCAATGCAAAACCTAGATTTGAAGTTTTACCTTCAAGAAAAGATGAGCTAAGCTCTAAACTACCTTCTTCATTTTTACCTGAAGGAGCTAGTTCAGCTTCTGAAATTGACAAAAGTGAAATTGTCTCACTTTTTACCAATCCTAAAGAAATTAATAGATTTGCACTTATAAGAAGATATCCATGATTAAATTTTGAAATTGAATCAATAAATTCTTATGATGATGCCAAAGGAACAATGAGTGCTAGAGTTAATGTATTTTTAACTAAAGAAGATCATGAAAATTGAAAAAAATTAGACCAAAATGATAGCTCAAGATCTAAATTTGTTTTCTTAAATTATATTGTTAATCTTGAAGGATTTAACACCTCTGAAAATGTAAATAGTGAAAGAATTAGAAAAATTCAAGACTGAATTACTAACCAAGGACGCTTTTCATTTACATTTACCGGTGATAGAGCTTCTCAACGTTTTGAAGAGTATTTAGTTAATCAAATTAAATCTGAAAACGTTGTTTTACCTACCCTTGATGAACAATTTAAAGATTTTAATCCTGAGCTAAGTCTTCAAAGAGTTATTGATCCTAACCAAAGTGATATTGAACATGGTATTTTAACCCTTGAACTTGGTCTTACAATAGATGACTCTTCTAGTTCAACAGGAAAAACTCCTTTATATTTATTTACTCATAGACTAAGAGGATTTAGATCTAAAGCCTTTGACATAGCCAATGTTTTCAATGTTATTAGAACATTTTTAAGAGTGCCAAGAAATATTTTCTTCCAAAGAGCAAACACTCTTCAAAACACAATTTTACCTAACAATACAAATGTTAGTGACTTTGCAATTAGAGATCTTCCAATAAAAATTCCTGATCCACAAAAAGTAGATGACAAAGATAGACTAAGTGCTCAAATTGTTCAAATTCTAAGTAGAAACCCTCAAAATGGCTCTGTTAATCTTCAAGTAAAAGTTACTTATGTAGTTGATGGAGTAACTAGAGAAGAGTTAGTTAATGTAATTGTTCCTGGATTTAAAACCATTATTCAAGATCAAGTTAATAGCGCTCAAGTTTACTTTAGAAATTCTTATAATAGATACAAACCTTCATTTTTTAGAACTAAAGAAGGAGCTGCTAAATTTGTTGAATTAGTTGAAAGAGTCTACATTGGTGGAAAAGAAATCCCATCAAGCTTAATTAGTTGAAATCTTGAATATGAAAACATAACAGAGACCCAAGCCAATGATACAGATGGAATTCTAACATTTTCATATACTTTTGAATACCAAAACACAACTTCAAGAAAATTTGAAAACATTGTAGTTAGAAACTTACTAACTACAGCTCAAGAAAGAATTAACAACACAAAAGTGACTTTTACAAAAGGTCTAAACGAAAAAGAAACAAGAAAACCTGAAGATGTTGATTTTACAAAAATCAAAGAATGAATTACATCACTACAAATTGGAAGTGAAAAACTTGAAGGATCAAGTGGTGAATACGAAATTAAGATAATAGAGAGTTCAATAACTAGAAATAGTAATAGAGGTGAGGTAAACTTTAGTTATCAAATTATTCATAAAGGCTTAACTTCAAGCATCTTTAATGATGGTCAAATTGTTGGACTTTTAAGTAATGATCAACTTGCAGTAAATGAATTCCAAATTCCTTCAGTTCAACTAAACCAAAAAGGAAGAGAAAAAACTGCTCAAACCTTTGATGTTACAGACATTCAAATCAATGCCTCTAGAGAAGTAAGCCAAAGATACAACTTTGTTTGAATTTTTGAAACTTCACCACTTTCAAATGATCAAAGAAAAATTAACAGAAACTTTAGTGTAGAAGGCTCAAATGAACCTGGAGTTCAAATTTATGTGCAAGTTAGCCTTAAATCAAATCCAAATGCTCTAAAATATGTTCCTGTAGTTATTTCAGGATTTAAAACTGAAGAGCAAAGAAATAATGAAATTATTACCTCTGCAATTTCTAAAATTGATGCTCTTAATAAAGGTAGTTGATGAGACCCTTCCAAAGAAGTTCCTAAAGGATCAGAATTTGGTGCTTTATCTAATGAACAAAAACTTGCACTTATGAAATTTGATCGCATAACTAGTGTTAGCTATGAATTAGTCTCAGCTAATCAAGTTGGATCTTCAAATCAAGAATGAGATATTGTTTTAAAATTAAAAATTGCCAATATTGAAAGACAAGTTAGCTTTAGACTTGTAAACTTTGCTTAA
- the rplQ gene encoding 50S ribosomal protein L17: MANPTQLYRRNSTWRKNVLRSLSTEIIVNGKITTTLTRAKELRKVVDKLITKGKKNTLASRRLAAASMRKIKTKDGTDALKYLFDTLAPKYKNRNGGYTRIIKLPPRQGDNTKMAIIELV, from the coding sequence ATGGCTAATCCAACACAGTTATATAGAAGAAATAGCACTTGAAGAAAAAATGTTTTAAGATCGCTTTCTACTGAAATTATAGTCAATGGTAAAATCACAACAACTCTAACAAGAGCTAAAGAACTAAGAAAAGTTGTTGATAAATTAATTACTAAAGGTAAGAAAAATACCTTAGCCTCAAGAAGACTAGCAGCTGCATCTATGAGAAAAATTAAAACCAAAGATGGAACAGATGCTCTAAAGTATCTTTTTGATACATTAGCTCCAAAGTACAAAAATCGAAATGGTGGCTACACTAGAATTATCAAATTGCCTCCTCGTCAAGGAGACAACACTAAAATGGCTATTATTGAACTAGTTTAA
- a CDS encoding DNA-directed RNA polymerase subunit alpha: MKKMVQIKYKEVKTKRVNDYETTFKIEPLERGFGSTIGTALRRTLLSSITSVVPFAIKIKDVDQEFDTISDIVEDVQMIMLNVKNIHLVYDENIFEDNKIYRGVIETKNEKITSSDLKFPENPEIEIVNKDLEIATNNGQKPFVMEVYFHVGRGYISFEDNKKLIEEKVALLNSTIKRGKFLAIDSDFSPVEKVKVKVQEINSSSLNIEEELEIEIKTKGTIDTKNILSQAAQILIAHLQVIGDVKNLDAVDVFEQKKQEKVEPSIHSVDITSLDLSVRSINALKRQGYTKLADILTLTEDDLVAVKNLGKKSVEEIIQKLKEYNVTLNRGEK, translated from the coding sequence ATGAAAAAAATGGTTCAAATTAAATATAAAGAAGTCAAAACTAAAAGAGTTAATGACTATGAAACCACATTTAAAATCGAACCTCTAGAAAGAGGTTTTGGCTCAACAATTGGAACTGCCCTAAGAAGAACCTTGTTATCATCTATTACTTCAGTTGTACCTTTTGCCATCAAAATCAAAGATGTAGATCAAGAATTTGACACTATCTCTGATATTGTTGAAGATGTACAAATGATTATGTTAAATGTAAAAAATATTCATCTAGTCTATGATGAAAATATTTTTGAAGACAACAAAATCTATAGAGGAGTAATTGAGACTAAAAATGAAAAAATTACTTCTTCTGATTTGAAATTTCCAGAAAATCCAGAAATTGAAATTGTTAACAAAGACCTAGAAATTGCAACTAATAATGGTCAAAAACCTTTTGTTATGGAAGTTTATTTCCATGTTGGAAGAGGATATATTAGTTTTGAAGACAACAAAAAACTAATTGAAGAAAAAGTTGCTTTATTAAACTCAACAATTAAAAGAGGTAAATTCTTAGCAATTGACTCAGATTTTTCTCCAGTTGAAAAAGTTAAAGTAAAGGTTCAAGAAATCAACTCTTCATCTTTAAACATTGAAGAAGAACTTGAAATTGAAATTAAAACCAAAGGCACAATTGATACCAAAAACATTCTTTCTCAAGCTGCTCAAATTTTAATAGCTCATCTACAAGTAATAGGGGATGTTAAAAACTTGGATGCAGTTGATGTTTTTGAACAAAAAAAACAAGAAAAAGTTGAACCATCAATTCACTCAGTTGATATTACCTCACTTGATCTTTCAGTTCGTTCAATTAACGCTCTAAAAAGACAAGGTTATACAAAATTAGCAGACATTTTAACACTAACTGAAGATGATTTAGTAGCTGTTAAAAACTTAGGTAAAAAATCTGTTGAAGAGATTATTCAAAAATTAAAAGAATATAATGTCACTTTAAATAGAGGGGAAAAATAA